Below is a genomic region from Granulicella sp. L56.
CGCTACGACAATCGCAATCAGGGCGGAATCGGGCCAGGAAAAGGCGCCCTCATCGGCGCAGGCGGCGGAGCACTTCTCGGCGCCGTCTTCGGCGGCGGTCTCAAAGGAACCATCATCGGCGGCGCAGCCGGAGCTGGCATCGGTGCAGTCGTCGGCCAGGCAGCACAGAGCAAGCGCGACAACAACCGCTACGACCACCATCACCGCCGCTAGCCTCCACCTTCAGCAAGAAAGGGAACTCGACCCATGAAGACCGTGAATAAGATGAAGACGATGATCTCGAAGCCGCTCCCCGCCTGCCTCACCCTCGCCGCCGCGCTTCTGCTCACCGCTGGCTGCAACCCCAAGACGCCAGCCCCAACCACCGAAACGCCAGCCGCTACGACAACGCAGAGCGCCGCACCCGGACAGTCGCCGGCGACCATCACGCCTGACGCCGATCAGGCATCGCAGACTCACCCCTGGACCGACCAGCAGATTCTCACCTGCACCGTTTCGCAGTGCTGGCACCTCGCCAACAAGAGCGAAGATACCTTCTTCGACATCGTTCAGCAGTTAGCTGCCATCTCCGCTCAGAACCGTTCTCTCACCTTGCCGCAGACCGAAGCCGCTGGCCAGCAGGTCGGTAACGACATTAAGACCCAGGCCAAAGCTGACCACGATCAGCTTCTCTACTCCATCGTCGACGCCGCCGTCCGCAAGGTCGGCCAACCCGCTGCCGCCACAAAGTAGATACTCAAAAGAAGAAAGCGTCCCCGCAGAACCGGGGACGCTTTCTTCCTTAACTTGTAAATCGATACGTCTCTAAATGGCTAAATCTTCCAAAGCAGCCGTCTCGGCATTGGCTTTGACGGATGCAATCCCCTCATCCCGTGCTGCATTCGACGAATAGCCCTGGCTCGTCCCGATCACCTGATGGTTTGCTGCCTTCAGGTTGAACATCGCATGGCCGCCATGCTGCTCTTTCCGTTCATAGTGCGCATCGTTGCCGGCATTTTTCCGCACCGACGCGATCCCGTTCTCCGCCGAAGCCTTGGCGACGTACATCTCGCTGGTTAAAATCACCTGGCCGTTTCCAGCCTCCAGCACAAAGTAGAACTGTCCATCTTTCGCTGTCTTGAGCACAAACTTACCTGCCATCGTGTCTCCTTACCCTTGAGATTGACGTTCGCAGCCAGGCCGTCCGGCCACGCGCCCATTGTACAAGTTCAGCGCTGCGCTTATCTCCCTAAATGCTGGGATATCAGCGTATATAGCAGAGCGATCGCAGACAGCCCCATCA
It encodes:
- a CDS encoding YegP family protein; amino-acid sequence: MAGKFVLKTAKDGQFYFVLEAGNGQVILTSEMYVAKASAENGIASVRKNAGNDAHYERKEQHGGHAMFNLKAANHQVIGTSQGYSSNAARDEGIASVKANAETAALEDLAI
- a CDS encoding glycine zipper 2TM domain-containing protein; translation: MMKIRKAILIAPLMLATSFLPVTASAQYRNQNSNFNNGVRNGGRGGHYNDNRRYDNRNQGGIGPGKGALIGAGGGALLGAVFGGGLKGTIIGGAAGAGIGAVVGQAAQSKRDNNRYDHHHRR